The window TTGAAGGAGAATGCCCCTGCGGCTTCTGCTGCCAACCCTGCCGTTACGACCAACAATTCGACCGACGAGGTTGCCAACGGCGTTTCCCGCCTGAGCCTCCAGGAGAGTGCTGCTGCAAGCAATCGTGTTCTTTCGGCTTCGGATGGAAATGCTGGTGCTGGCTCGACTGCCGCTCCCGCCGAGAATGGCGGCACTGCGGCTTTGAGCAAGGGAAATTTTGTTCAGTCCAACGGCGCTCTACCTGACATCTTCGGCGGCGACGAGGCGCTGGCCACTCAGGAGGTGACCCGCGCTCCTGCTGTCCCGTTGACTCACAGCATCTCGCAGACTAGTAAGCTGAAGGAGATGCCGCCGCCTACGATTCAACTCGGTGACGAGACGCTGCGCATtctggagaaggaagagacacCTGAGCAGGCTGCTGAGAGGGCTGTTCACAGTGGGTTCATgagggaggcgttggatATGGTAGGTTtcaaatcccccccctttttttttttttttttttttttttcgtctttTGTTTCCACCcaagaggtggttgttgagagtTTGTGAGCTATGGTCAGATGAAATTCCAGGCATACGGACAGTTGGACATCAGCCCCGACTTGTTGGATTGGCTCTCTACTCGCAGGCACCTGttgtcccctccccctgccaccaacctctcGTTTTGGAAAGATGGATTTCCGGAATGAGATATGTTAGgctgcttttttttttggtttcatTTACACAAGGCTTCGGGATGCCCTCCATTAGTCTGGTTACACGACTTTTGGCTCGCATCAGACTTGCTGCTGTCGGCTGCATCGGTCTTCGGCATGTCCTACCTTGACACGCTCAGCCTCTTCACTGACCCGTATCACCGACATGGCTTGACCATCGCTTGCTAACATGTCCACCGCAGGCCCGACTTGCCCTCCGAACAAACGAAACACCGGTTGGCTGCGTGCTCGTGCACAACGGACGTGTCATCGCCCGGGGCATGAACGCAACCAATGTCAGCCGTAACGGCACCCGTCACGCCGAGCTCATGGCCATTTGTGCCCTGTTGTCCTTCGCATCCGAGGCCGACACCGAACCTGCCCGTCCTGTCAAGGCCATCGTCCCTCTCGGCGACAAGACCAACTCCCAGCAGCCGGAagtcggcgaggaagatgctCTCTGGGGTGACGTTGACCCCCGTGATGGGCATCTCTTTCCTTACGGCCAGAAACTTCACCCGGCTCCGCGTGTTGATCCCTCGGTCATCCAGGAATCCATTCTCTACGTCACGGTTGAACCCTGCGTCATGTGCGCGAGCCTGCTGAGGCagctcaagatcaagaaggttTATTTTGGAGCGGTCAACGACAAGTTCGGTGGGACGGGGGGTGTTTTCCGGATCCACAAGAACTCGCCTCACTCGATGGCGAGCGCGCCGCCTTCGCCCGCgccgaggaatgggaagggaCTTGCGAGACCGGTGCTGGAGCGGAGGCCGGTGTCGAGTGCCGATGTCACGACCGACGCGGCGAAGGCTGGAGGAGCGCCTGTGATGGCAGGACAAGAAAGTCGGGAGGTTTTGAGTCCTGACGaagaggtgaaggggggtcCGGACAATAGTGTGCTCGACCCGATTGACACGTCGCATTTGCCGGGGGACGGGGGCAATGTCGAGCGTGGGTATGAGGccgagggggggtgggggagggatgaggcTGTCACGCTGCTGAGGCAGTTTTATGTGCAGGAGAATAATCGAGGTATGTTTTCTCTGGGGAGGACCGCAAAGAGGGTTGATGCTGACAGGGACAAAACAGCTCCTGTCCCGAGAAAGAAGGAAGGCAGGGCTGCGAGGTTGGCGGCTATGATGGAGAGGGATGGTCATGCTGGGGGACCTATGATCGACCCCAACTCTACGGCTCCTCCGCCAGGTGACTGCAATGGTGGGGCTGAGACGCCCGAAGCTGTTGGGACGCCGATCATGGAGACTTGTCCTCtggctgaggatgagaatAAGGAGAATGAGGTTATCACGGCTTGAGGGGTTGTGATGATAGCATGAATTGACGGGAGTGTGGGTGCAGTGTAAGAATATGCGAGGGAGGACGGATTGCATCACTTTGGAGTTTAAAAATGAAAATCATCATGAGGGCATTTGGTATTTGGGGACGGGACAGGAAGGTGTTGGGTGGATAGGAAcattggggggagggaagcaTTTTCACACATGGttatttgtttgtttgtttgtttgtgtgtttgtttgttggtgctgACCTTTAGATTAGCCAAGCACTCGCAGATATCCCTAGATTTATTTCTGCCTCACGGCTTGTTGGGAATGCATTGGGGTTTTGAGATGATGGTTCTGTGTTGACCCAAAGATGTTTTGAAGCGACCGTCCTTCCCTTGCCTTTGCAAATACATATGTCTGAGGTAGGGGTTAGTGGCTGTCATGGTTTGAGTTTTGGAGTTGTGATACTTGGTGATAATCGAGGACTCGTGGTCACGAGCCTGGCTGCCCACacttggaggagatgaagtTGAAGCAACCCCAGTTCACACCCACATGATCCAAACCGTGACCACTTTCATGTTCAGGTAACCAACCAGACGGGAAGGAAATCAATGTattccccatcctctccaaccagCTAGCTGCCCCCCCTTTACCAAGATGGTTGCAAGGCCTGCATTGCATATATGTAGGCAAACACGgtagtttttttttttttttcgaccTGAGCTGGTTTTGAGCTGGCGAATGAGAGGTTGAGCCTTATCAGCTCGGGGAGCCCCAGACAAGCAAACCCCTCCTCTTAGGATTTGGGGGGACCCTTTTCTTTCGATTTGGGAATGCAGGAGGAGCTTTGGTTTTGCATGTCAGAATTGTGGATAGGAAAATCGCCGAGGGGCAAGACattttatatatatatatatatatatatatatatatatatatatgtgtgtgtgtgtgtgtgtgtgtcggATCCCCGTCGTTCGGGTTTTTCACTTCTCCTCAagagtttgggggggggaggatttggtTCCCCGTGTCCAAAGCAACAGACAGACTGTGTGGGAAGAAGCTCTTAACCGATCAGGGGTTGGTTTCGAGTTTTGATAGCTGATCGCGCACTCGCAGGACGTCA is drawn from Podospora pseudocomata strain CBS 415.72m chromosome 1 map unlocalized CBS415.72m_1, whole genome shotgun sequence and contains these coding sequences:
- the TAD2 gene encoding tRNA(adenine34) deaminase (COG:F; EggNog:ENOG503P0YP) gives rise to the protein MAVTLFQALSATGLKAFAFLQALLWFPAGVFRQALALLSAATSSPHRPGSPTLPRTSAPAAGSLGNCNNTADNDQADLHANQDSDADNTDLTMAGDTSSASSRQQQMLSKNAPLPKVVPAMPRFGPASLKENAPAASAANPAVTTNNSTDEVANGVSRLSLQESAAASNRVLSASDGNAGAGSTAAPAENGGTAALSKGNFVQSNGALPDIFGGDEALATQEVTRAPAVPLTHSISQTSKLKEMPPPTIQLGDETLRILEKEETPEQAAERAVHSGFMREALDMARLALRTNETPVGCVLVHNGRVIARGMNATNVSRNGTRHAELMAICALLSFASEADTEPARPVKAIVPLGDKTNSQQPEVGEEDALWGDVDPRDGHLFPYGQKLHPAPRVDPSVIQESILYVTVEPCVMCASLLRQLKIKKVYFGAVNDKFGGTGGVFRIHKNSPHSMASAPPSPAPRNGKGLARPVLERRPVSSADVTTDAAKAGGAPVMAGQESREVLSPDEEVKGGPDNSVLDPIDTSHLPGDGGNVERGYEAEGGWGRDEAVTLLRQFYVQENNRAPVPRKKEGRAARLAAMMERDGHAGGPMIDPNSTAPPPGDCNGGAETPEAVGTPIMETCPLAEDENKENEVITA